The following are encoded in a window of Solidesulfovibrio magneticus RS-1 genomic DNA:
- the ftsH gene encoding ATP-dependent zinc metalloprotease FtsH, whose product MEKHHRFSLWYVLIAIWGVLLLNNLIVTSYGPKNLPYSEFLTRLQAGDITEVSITGDVIAGAMKATGKDGENDATQEFVTRRVDTDLSNELAKHNVVFRAQPESTFLRDILSWIVPILLFFGIWYFMMQRLNPGQGVMAFGKNKARVYAEKDIETRFSDVAGCDEAKTELEEIVDYLKTPERFQRLGGQMPKGVLLVGPPGTGKTLLARAVAGEAQVPFFSISGSEFVEMFVGVGAARVRELFVQAKEKAPCIIFIDELDAIGKSRSGAIVGGHDEREQTLNQLLVEMDGFDPRVGVIIMAATNRPETLDPALLRAGRFDRQVLVDRPDVIGREQILRVHAKKVALAPEVDLSIIARKTPGFSGADLANAINEAALLAARKDKDAVGMDDLEEAVDRIMGGLEKKNRVINPQEKKVVAYHEAGHAIVATFTPGADAVHKISIVPRGIGALGWTQQLPTEDRYLMTQTELLGKIDVLLGGRAAERLVFGDVSTGAHNDLQRATDIAMAMVTEYGMGQTLGQATYPRQNRPVFLSADQSGLAGREYSEATAARVDAEVKTILETAYERVTALLTGHMAVLDRVAGELLEREVLDETEFKALLGDAPPTAAA is encoded by the coding sequence CGAGGTTTCCATCACCGGCGACGTCATCGCCGGGGCCATGAAGGCCACGGGCAAGGACGGCGAAAACGACGCCACCCAGGAATTCGTCACCCGCCGGGTGGACACCGACCTCTCCAACGAACTGGCCAAGCACAACGTGGTCTTCCGGGCCCAACCCGAATCCACCTTCCTGCGCGACATCCTGTCCTGGATCGTTCCCATCCTGCTCTTTTTCGGCATCTGGTACTTCATGATGCAACGCCTCAACCCCGGCCAGGGCGTCATGGCTTTTGGCAAGAACAAGGCCCGGGTCTACGCCGAAAAGGACATCGAGACGCGGTTTTCCGACGTAGCCGGCTGCGACGAGGCCAAGACCGAACTGGAAGAGATCGTCGATTATCTCAAAACCCCGGAGCGCTTCCAGCGACTGGGCGGCCAGATGCCCAAGGGAGTGCTCTTGGTCGGCCCGCCGGGCACGGGCAAAACGTTGCTGGCCCGGGCCGTGGCTGGCGAGGCGCAAGTCCCGTTTTTTTCCATCTCCGGCTCGGAATTCGTGGAGATGTTCGTGGGCGTGGGGGCGGCCCGGGTGCGCGAACTCTTTGTCCAGGCCAAGGAGAAGGCCCCGTGCATCATCTTCATCGACGAGCTCGACGCCATCGGCAAATCCCGCTCCGGGGCCATCGTCGGCGGCCACGACGAGCGGGAACAGACCCTCAATCAGCTGCTTGTCGAGATGGACGGCTTCGATCCCCGGGTCGGGGTCATCATCATGGCAGCCACCAACCGGCCCGAGACCCTGGATCCGGCCCTGTTGCGGGCCGGACGCTTCGACCGGCAAGTGCTTGTGGATCGGCCGGACGTCATCGGCCGTGAGCAGATCCTTCGCGTCCACGCCAAAAAGGTGGCCCTGGCCCCGGAGGTCGATCTTTCCATCATTGCCCGCAAGACCCCGGGCTTTTCCGGGGCCGATCTGGCCAACGCCATCAACGAGGCCGCCCTGCTCGCCGCCCGCAAGGACAAAGACGCCGTGGGCATGGACGACCTGGAAGAAGCCGTGGACCGCATCATGGGCGGGCTGGAAAAAAAGAACCGGGTGATCAATCCCCAGGAAAAAAAGGTGGTGGCCTACCACGAGGCCGGCCACGCCATCGTGGCCACCTTCACCCCCGGGGCCGATGCGGTCCATAAAATCTCCATCGTGCCGCGCGGCATCGGGGCCCTGGGCTGGACCCAACAATTGCCCACCGAGGACCGCTACCTCATGACCCAGACCGAGCTGCTCGGCAAAATCGACGTACTTCTCGGCGGTCGGGCGGCCGAACGGCTCGTTTTCGGCGACGTGTCCACGGGCGCGCACAACGACCTGCAACGGGCAACCGACATCGCCATGGCCATGGTCACGGAATACGGCATGGGGCAAACCCTGGGCCAGGCCACCTACCCGCGCCAAAACCGGCCGGTGTTTCTCTCGGCCGACCAGAGCGGCCTGGCCGGGCGGGAATATTCCGAAGCCACGGCAGCCCGGGTGGACGCCGAGGTCAAAACCATCCTGGAAACCGCCTACGAGCGGGTGACGGCGCTCCTCACCGGCCACATGGCGGTGCTCGACCGGGTGGCCGGCGAATTGTTGGAGCGTGAAGTGCTCGACGAAACCGAATTCAAGGCGCTTTTGGGCGACGCGCCCCCCACTGCCGCCGCTTAG
- a CDS encoding TolB family protein yields MTVPPSMCAALLAALLLVPTLGPAQSLHVNGDPYMTVTDAAQARLADGRKQRAPALAVGDSVFVLEVKDGWATVARPDPRQPNFPGRLYRLPLAALAAQPGKTQAHRPAWAPAPGDPALAERDIVAYEDEPWIMVRASAAKPRRVAKGASPAVSADGTLLAYCPEAEGGVTVVDLTGKAKPRRFPTTPQAVREIHFSPQGLMLAWRVDDRRVPGNPRDRIESVNLAAPEAKPAVVVAWLPVTTAFDGFGADGKTLAFFVYEGEANQLRLVDAGGRVLRQTPISAFLDPTLDSSGDKYLPSPTNDTLVLAASDVNPSPAMERWLNDSGSALFLCDLGSATSYRLTPRDLVAVTPTWTPDGQRIYFSGLPEKPANGTHHLYRMNADGTGLTELGKGFAPSVGTRP; encoded by the coding sequence ATGACGGTCCCGCCTTCGATGTGCGCGGCATTGCTGGCCGCTTTGCTCCTCGTGCCGACCCTGGGGCCGGCCCAGTCGCTTCACGTCAACGGCGATCCGTACATGACCGTGACCGACGCCGCCCAAGCGCGTCTCGCGGACGGGCGGAAACAGCGCGCGCCGGCCCTGGCCGTCGGCGATTCGGTCTTTGTGCTGGAGGTCAAGGACGGCTGGGCGACGGTGGCCCGGCCCGATCCCCGACAACCGAATTTCCCGGGCCGCCTGTACCGCCTGCCTCTGGCGGCCCTGGCCGCGCAGCCCGGCAAGACCCAGGCGCACCGTCCGGCCTGGGCCCCGGCCCCGGGCGACCCGGCCCTGGCCGAGCGGGACATCGTAGCCTACGAGGACGAGCCGTGGATCATGGTGCGGGCAAGCGCGGCCAAGCCCCGGCGCGTGGCCAAGGGGGCCAGCCCGGCCGTGTCGGCCGACGGGACGCTTTTGGCGTATTGCCCAGAGGCGGAAGGCGGCGTGACCGTGGTCGATCTGACGGGCAAGGCCAAGCCCCGTCGGTTTCCGACCACGCCGCAGGCCGTGCGCGAAATCCATTTTTCGCCCCAGGGCCTGATGCTGGCCTGGCGTGTCGATGACCGCCGCGTCCCTGGAAACCCGCGCGACCGCATCGAAAGCGTGAACCTCGCCGCGCCCGAGGCCAAACCAGCCGTGGTCGTTGCCTGGTTGCCCGTCACCACGGCGTTCGACGGATTCGGCGCAGACGGCAAGACGTTGGCGTTTTTCGTCTACGAGGGCGAGGCCAACCAGTTGCGCCTGGTTGATGCGGGCGGCCGTGTGCTGCGCCAGACGCCGATTTCGGCCTTTCTCGACCCAACCCTGGATTCCAGCGGCGACAAGTATCTGCCAAGTCCGACAAACGACACGCTGGTGCTGGCCGCAAGCGACGTCAACCCCTCGCCGGCCATGGAGCGCTGGCTCAATGACTCCGGCAGCGCACTGTTTCTGTGCGACCTGGGCAGCGCCACGAGCTATCGCCTCACGCCCCGGGACCTTGTCGCGGTCACCCCGACCTGGACGCCGGACGGCCAGCGCATCTATTTTTCGGGCCTGCCGGAAAAGCCCGCCAACGGGACGCACCACCTCTACCGCATGAACGCGGACGGCACGGGGCTGACGGAATTGGGGAAGGGATTCGCGCCGAGCGTGGGGACGCGGCCGTAG
- the prmC gene encoding peptide chain release factor N(5)-glutamine methyltransferase: MAKAPTVREILAKSEAFFEGRGLDSPRLSAQLLLSQALGLDRLGLILAMDRPLTPEELDLVRPLVARRGKGEPVAYILGEREFYGLDFAVTPATLIPRPETELIIDRSLELFPAGELTSFADLGTGSGCLAVTLAVRFPGATGLALDLSPEALAVARQNAVRHQVAQRLTFFEADFADLPAHGEGYGLVVSNPPYVSAAEYRECSREVREFEPSSALTPGETGLEAVPTVARAALSRLAPGGTLLVEIGWKQGPAAAAFLAEAGFTDVVVRRDLAGLERVVEGRKP, encoded by the coding sequence ATGGCGAAAGCGCCCACGGTTCGCGAGATCCTGGCCAAGAGCGAAGCCTTTTTCGAGGGCCGGGGCCTGGACAGTCCCAGGCTCTCGGCCCAGCTCCTGTTGTCCCAGGCCCTGGGCCTGGACCGCCTCGGCCTCATTCTGGCCATGGACCGGCCCCTGACCCCGGAAGAACTCGACCTCGTGCGTCCCCTGGTCGCCCGCCGGGGCAAGGGCGAACCCGTCGCCTACATCCTGGGCGAGCGCGAATTCTACGGCCTGGATTTCGCCGTCACCCCGGCCACGCTCATCCCGCGCCCGGAGACGGAGCTCATCATCGACCGGTCGCTGGAACTGTTCCCGGCCGGCGAGCTGACGTCGTTTGCCGACCTCGGAACCGGCTCGGGCTGTCTGGCCGTGACCCTGGCCGTGCGTTTTCCCGGCGCGACGGGCCTGGCCCTGGACCTGAGCCCCGAGGCCCTGGCCGTGGCCCGGCAAAACGCCGTCCGGCATCAGGTGGCCCAACGCCTGACCTTTTTTGAAGCCGACTTCGCCGATCTGCCGGCCCATGGCGAGGGCTACGGGCTGGTCGTGTCCAATCCGCCCTACGTCAGCGCCGCTGAATACCGGGAGTGCTCCCGCGAAGTGCGGGAGTTTGAGCCGTCCAGCGCCCTGACCCCGGGCGAGACAGGGCTTGAGGCCGTGCCCACGGTGGCCCGGGCCGCCTTGTCGCGACTGGCCCCGGGCGGGACGCTGCTGGTCGAGATCGGCTGGAAGCAGGGACCGGCCGCCGCCGCCTTCCTGGCCGAGGCAGGATTTACCGACGTCGTCGTGCGCCGCGATCTGGCCGGCCTGGAGCGGGTGGTGGAGGGGCGAAAGCCGTAA
- the prfA gene encoding peptide chain release factor 1, whose product MFAKLESLERKYEDLERQLSAPDVVSDQERFRKLSKTHSDLSDVVAAFREYKKIAQDLEDNQEMAQDPDPEIRELAQAETKALKEAQVELEARLKVLLLPKDPMDEKNILLEIRAGTGGDEAALFAGDLFRMYTRYAETKRWKVEIMSQSETGSGGFKEVIASISGDKVYSRLKYESGAHRVQRVPATESQGRIHTSAVTVAIMPEAEEVDVAIDPNELRIDVYRSSGPGGQSVNTTDSAVRVTHIPSGLVVICQDEKSQHKNKAKALKVLRSRLLQVEQDKQRAEQEAARRSQVGTGDRSERIRTYNFPQGRVTDHRINLTLYRLDAVLEGDLDELCGALIGHYQAEALKAQADAA is encoded by the coding sequence ATGTTCGCCAAGCTCGAAAGCCTCGAACGCAAGTACGAGGATCTGGAACGCCAACTGTCCGCGCCCGACGTCGTCTCCGACCAGGAGCGCTTCCGTAAGCTGTCCAAGACCCACTCCGACCTCAGCGATGTGGTGGCCGCCTTCCGGGAGTACAAAAAGATCGCCCAGGACCTGGAAGACAACCAGGAAATGGCCCAGGACCCCGATCCCGAGATCCGCGAGCTGGCCCAGGCCGAGACCAAGGCCCTCAAGGAAGCCCAGGTCGAACTGGAAGCCCGGCTCAAGGTGCTGCTTTTGCCCAAGGATCCCATGGATGAAAAAAACATCCTGCTGGAAATCCGGGCCGGCACCGGCGGCGACGAAGCGGCCCTTTTCGCCGGCGACCTCTTCCGCATGTACACCCGCTACGCCGAGACCAAGCGCTGGAAGGTCGAGATCATGAGCCAGTCCGAGACCGGCTCCGGGGGCTTCAAGGAAGTCATCGCCTCCATCTCCGGCGACAAGGTCTACAGCCGCCTCAAATACGAATCCGGCGCCCACCGTGTCCAGCGCGTGCCGGCCACCGAATCCCAGGGCCGTATCCACACCTCGGCCGTTACCGTGGCCATCATGCCCGAAGCCGAGGAAGTCGATGTCGCCATCGACCCCAACGAGCTGCGCATCGACGTCTACCGCTCCAGCGGTCCCGGCGGCCAGAGCGTCAACACCACCGACTCGGCCGTGCGCGTCACCCACATCCCCTCCGGGCTGGTGGTCATCTGCCAGGACGAAAAGTCCCAGCACAAAAACAAGGCCAAGGCCCTCAAGGTTCTGCGCTCTCGCCTGCTCCAGGTCGAACAGGACAAGCAACGGGCCGAACAGGAAGCCGCCCGCCGCTCCCAGGTCGGCACCGGCGACCGCTCGGAACGCATCCGCACCTACAACTTTCCCCAAGGCCGCGTCACCGACCACCGCATCAACCTGACGCTCTACCGCCTCGACGCCGTCCTGGAAGGCGACCTCGACGAACTGTGCGGCGCGCTCATCGGCCACTACCAGGCCGAGGCCCTGAAGGCGCAGGCGGATGCTGCGTAA
- a CDS encoding DUF1385 domain-containing protein, which yields MKRLLRLLPLLVASPTVGGQAVMEGVMMRDRERLAIAVRKPGGDILLDVRPWFSLTASKWLKKPLLRGFPVLLETLVNGIKALNYSAQVALEDEEDGVEMGPWAMGLTLAASIGFALLLFVVTPHLFSLGMRGMGLSGGVEDLSFHVWDGLFKMLLFLGYVAAISYLPDIRRVFQYHGAEHKVIWAYEQGAPLTPEGARGFSRLHPRCGTAFLLFVLAISIVLYAFLVPWLMTFYVPDNSVLKQAYIVVMKLVLMVPVSALAYEVIKLAGKFHTNIVCRLISAPGLFMQMLTTKEPDDAQIEVALAALDGAVAERPVA from the coding sequence ATGAAACGTTTGCTGCGTCTTTTGCCGCTTCTCGTCGCTTCGCCCACCGTTGGCGGCCAGGCTGTCATGGAGGGAGTCATGATGCGCGACCGGGAGCGGCTGGCTATCGCCGTGCGCAAGCCCGGCGGCGACATCCTGCTCGATGTGCGCCCCTGGTTCTCGCTGACCGCCTCCAAGTGGCTCAAAAAGCCGCTGTTGCGCGGTTTTCCGGTGCTTCTGGAGACGTTGGTCAACGGCATCAAGGCGCTCAATTATTCGGCCCAGGTCGCTCTTGAGGACGAAGAAGACGGCGTGGAGATGGGGCCGTGGGCCATGGGGTTGACCCTGGCCGCCTCCATCGGCTTCGCCTTGCTGCTTTTCGTCGTCACACCCCACCTGTTTTCGCTGGGGATGCGCGGCATGGGCCTTTCCGGCGGCGTGGAGGACTTAAGCTTCCACGTCTGGGACGGGCTTTTCAAGATGCTCCTGTTCCTGGGCTACGTGGCGGCCATCTCCTATCTGCCGGACATCCGTCGGGTGTTTCAGTACCACGGGGCCGAACACAAGGTCATCTGGGCCTATGAGCAGGGCGCGCCGCTGACCCCCGAAGGCGCGCGGGGCTTTTCCCGCCTGCATCCGCGTTGCGGCACAGCCTTCCTGCTTTTCGTCCTGGCCATCTCCATTGTGCTTTACGCCTTTCTCGTGCCCTGGCTCATGACGTTTTACGTGCCGGACAACAGTGTGCTCAAGCAGGCCTATATCGTGGTCATGAAGCTTGTGCTCATGGTTCCGGTCAGCGCCCTGGCCTACGAGGTCATCAAACTGGCCGGCAAGTTCCACACGAACATCGTCTGCCGCCTGATCTCGGCCCCCGGGCTTTTCATGCAGATGCTCACCACCAAGGAACCCGACGACGCCCAGATCGAGGTGGCCCTGGCCGCCCTGGACGGCGCGGTGGCCGAGCGTCCCGTCGCCTGA
- the rpmE gene encoding 50S ribosomal protein L31 has protein sequence MKKDIHPKTFKATIRCHCGFEAQALSTKGELVQVEVCSNCHPFFTGKQRFLDTAGRIDRFRKKYANFEKKA, from the coding sequence ATGAAGAAAGATATCCATCCCAAGACGTTCAAGGCCACCATCCGCTGCCACTGCGGTTTCGAAGCCCAGGCCCTGTCCACCAAGGGCGAGCTGGTCCAGGTCGAAGTCTGCTCCAACTGCCATCCGTTTTTCACTGGCAAGCAGCGCTTCCTCGACACCGCCGGCCGCATCGACCGCTTCCGGAAAAAGTACGCCAATTTCGAGAAAAAGGCCTAG
- the thiC gene encoding phosphomethylpyrimidine synthase ThiC produces MSIFSKNTQLAAIFRAHSSQLAAAEGLSPETIEAGVAAGTMVILANPAHKDVTPTIIGQPAKVKVNANIGTSMFVTDVAMEMDKVRLCKTAGAHALMDLSTAGDLHAIRGDILAATDLPLGTVPLYGVAQRHIAKGGDPSDFTVAEILAEIARQAEQGVDFMTLHCGITRRGVELASEGGRVTGIVSRGGSILGRWMRRHGEENPFLTHYDDILDICLAHNVTISLGDGLRPGCGADAGDGAQWEEVINLGRLAVRAMERGVQTMIEGPGHVPLHLVQGQIQGIKRLTHGAPLYVLGPLTTDCAPGYDHIAGAIGGALAAYFGADFLCYLTPAEHLTLPNVEDVRAGIKASLIAAQSAETALGRPHAAGRDLAMSQARADLDWEAMTELSLDPDMVRARRAKHSQEKECAMCGAMCAMRMMNTDAFECPTTGETKTK; encoded by the coding sequence ATGTCCATCTTCAGCAAAAACACCCAGCTCGCCGCTATTTTCCGCGCCCATTCCAGCCAGCTCGCCGCCGCCGAAGGCCTGTCCCCGGAAACCATCGAGGCGGGAGTCGCCGCCGGAACCATGGTCATCCTGGCCAACCCGGCCCACAAGGACGTCACCCCGACCATTATCGGCCAGCCGGCCAAGGTCAAGGTCAACGCCAACATCGGCACCTCCATGTTCGTCACCGACGTGGCCATGGAAATGGATAAGGTCCGGCTGTGCAAGACCGCCGGAGCCCACGCGCTTATGGACCTGTCCACGGCCGGCGACCTGCACGCCATTCGCGGCGACATCCTGGCCGCCACCGACCTGCCGCTGGGCACCGTGCCCCTGTATGGCGTGGCCCAGCGCCACATCGCCAAGGGCGGCGACCCCAGCGACTTCACCGTGGCCGAGATCCTGGCCGAAATCGCCCGGCAGGCCGAACAAGGCGTGGACTTCATGACCCTGCACTGCGGCATCACCCGTCGGGGCGTGGAACTGGCTTCCGAAGGCGGCCGGGTCACCGGCATCGTGTCGCGCGGCGGCTCCATCCTGGGCCGCTGGATGCGGCGTCACGGCGAGGAAAACCCCTTTTTGACGCACTACGACGACATTCTCGACATCTGTCTGGCCCACAACGTCACCATCAGCCTGGGCGACGGCCTGCGGCCCGGCTGCGGGGCCGACGCCGGCGACGGAGCCCAGTGGGAAGAGGTCATCAATCTCGGCCGACTGGCCGTGCGGGCCATGGAACGCGGCGTGCAAACCATGATCGAAGGCCCCGGGCATGTGCCCTTGCACCTCGTCCAAGGCCAGATCCAGGGCATCAAACGGCTCACCCACGGCGCGCCGCTCTATGTCCTTGGCCCGCTAACCACCGACTGCGCGCCGGGCTACGACCACATCGCCGGTGCCATCGGCGGGGCGCTGGCCGCCTACTTCGGCGCGGATTTCCTGTGCTACCTGACCCCGGCCGAACACCTGACGCTGCCCAATGTCGAGGACGTGCGGGCCGGCATCAAGGCCAGCCTCATCGCGGCCCAGAGCGCCGAAACCGCCCTGGGCCGCCCCCACGCCGCCGGCCGCGACCTGGCCATGAGCCAGGCCCGGGCCGACCTCGACTGGGAAGCCATGACCGAACTGTCGCTGGACCCGGACATGGTGCGCGCCCGGCGGGCCAAGCACAGCCAGGAAAAGGAATGCGCCATGTGCGGGGCCATGTGCGCCATGCGCATGATGAACACCGACGCCTTCGAGTGCCCCACGACGGGTGAGACCAAGACGAAATAA
- the gpmA gene encoding 2,3-diphosphoglycerate-dependent phosphoglycerate mutase → MHTLVLVRHGQSVWNLENRFTGWTDVGLTPQGREEAAQAANLLRDGGYDFDACLTSVLSRAVMTLDILLTGLDRLWLPVTKSWRLNERHYGGLQGLNKAEMAAQYGEEQVFVWRRSYDTPPPALDPADERFPGRDRRYATLTDAELPRCESLKDTVARVMPFWHDVMAPAIASGTRLLVAAHGNSLRALVKYLDAIGDDAISECNIPTGVPLIYKLDASLKPLEHFYLGDAEAVARKAAAVAAQGKAKG, encoded by the coding sequence ATGCATACCCTGGTCCTCGTGCGCCACGGCCAAAGCGTGTGGAACCTCGAAAACCGGTTCACCGGCTGGACCGACGTGGGCCTGACGCCCCAGGGCCGGGAGGAAGCCGCCCAGGCGGCAAACCTCCTTCGCGACGGCGGCTACGACTTCGACGCCTGCCTGACCTCGGTGCTCTCCCGGGCCGTCATGACCCTCGACATCCTCCTGACCGGCCTCGACCGCCTGTGGCTGCCGGTCACCAAATCCTGGCGCTTAAACGAACGCCACTACGGCGGGCTCCAGGGCCTTAACAAGGCCGAAATGGCCGCCCAGTACGGCGAGGAGCAGGTGTTCGTCTGGCGCCGAAGCTACGACACTCCGCCCCCGGCCCTGGACCCCGCCGACGAACGCTTCCCCGGCCGCGACCGGCGCTATGCAACCCTCACCGACGCCGAACTGCCGCGCTGCGAATCGCTCAAGGACACCGTGGCCCGGGTCATGCCCTTCTGGCACGACGTCATGGCCCCGGCCATCGCCTCGGGCACGCGGCTGCTCGTGGCCGCCCACGGCAACTCCCTGCGCGCCCTGGTCAAATACCTCGACGCCATCGGCGACGACGCCATAAGCGAATGCAATATCCCAACAGGCGTGCCGCTTATCTACAAACTCGACGCCTCCCTCAAACCCCTCGAACACTTCTACCTCGGCGACGCCGAAGCCGTGGCCCGCAAAGCCGCCGCCGTGGCCGCCCAGGGCAAGGCGAAGGGATAA
- the der gene encoding ribosome biogenesis GTPase Der gives MPPIVAIVGRPNVGKSTLFNRLTRGRRAITHDLPGVTRDRLEAPAEIEGRFVTLVDTGGMDYEAEESLARQIVEQAEAALVTADVVLFLVDGKAGRTALEDDLAERLRRLGKPVIVAVNKVDGLERVAAMTADFHAWGLPLLAISAAHGQGMAELAEAIAERLPEAEPYDPDAPLVQTVLRLAVLGRPNAGKSSLINALVGESRLIVSDIAGTTRDAVDVVVHQKGKRYLFVDTAGVRKRTRITDGLERYSVAKALSSAKRADVAVVVIDATGGVGVQDKRLISFLDSERKAFLVAVNKTDLVPQKDMLALQKDIARELRMCSHVPVLYMSAAKGKGVAKVLPQAEAIWAECQIRIGTGELNRAMRASLDKHQPPLVNGRRAKFYYLTQAADAPPTFVFFVSDTERVRDSYIKYLENSLRKLFGIATAPVKVVCRASHKPKDER, from the coding sequence ATGCCCCCTATCGTGGCCATCGTCGGACGGCCAAACGTAGGCAAGTCCACGCTTTTCAACCGGCTGACCCGTGGTCGCCGGGCCATCACCCATGACCTCCCCGGCGTCACCCGGGACCGGTTGGAGGCCCCGGCCGAGATCGAAGGCCGCTTTGTCACCCTGGTCGATACCGGCGGCATGGACTACGAGGCCGAGGAAAGCCTGGCCAGACAAATCGTCGAACAGGCCGAGGCCGCCCTGGTCACGGCCGACGTGGTGCTGTTTCTCGTGGACGGCAAGGCCGGCCGCACCGCCTTGGAAGACGATCTGGCCGAGCGTCTGCGCCGGCTGGGCAAGCCCGTCATCGTGGCCGTCAACAAGGTCGACGGCCTGGAGCGCGTGGCCGCCATGACCGCCGACTTCCACGCCTGGGGCCTGCCGCTTCTGGCCATTTCCGCCGCCCACGGCCAGGGCATGGCCGAGCTGGCCGAGGCCATCGCCGAGCGCCTGCCCGAAGCCGAGCCGTACGACCCGGACGCGCCCCTGGTCCAGACCGTGCTGCGTCTGGCCGTGCTCGGCCGGCCCAACGCCGGCAAGTCGTCGCTCATTAACGCCCTGGTCGGCGAATCGCGGCTCATCGTCAGCGACATCGCCGGCACCACCCGCGACGCCGTGGACGTGGTGGTGCATCAAAAAGGCAAGCGCTACCTGTTCGTGGACACGGCCGGCGTGCGCAAGCGCACCCGCATCACCGACGGCCTGGAGCGCTACAGCGTGGCCAAGGCCCTTTCCAGCGCCAAGCGGGCCGATGTGGCCGTGGTCGTCATCGACGCCACCGGCGGCGTCGGCGTCCAGGACAAGCGGCTCATTTCGTTTCTGGACAGCGAGCGCAAGGCGTTTTTGGTGGCCGTCAACAAGACCGACCTCGTGCCCCAAAAGGACATGCTGGCCCTGCAAAAGGACATCGCCCGGGAACTGCGCATGTGTTCCCACGTGCCGGTGCTCTATATGTCGGCGGCCAAGGGCAAGGGCGTGGCCAAGGTGCTGCCCCAGGCCGAGGCCATCTGGGCCGAGTGTCAGATCCGCATCGGCACGGGCGAGCTCAACCGGGCCATGCGGGCCTCGCTGGACAAGCACCAGCCGCCCCTGGTCAACGGCCGGCGGGCGAAGTTCTACTACCTGACCCAGGCCGCCGACGCGCCGCCGACCTTCGTCTTTTTCGTCAGCGACACCGAGCGAGTGCGCGATTCCTACATCAAATACCTGGAAAACAGCCTGCGCAAGCTCTTTGGCATCGCCACGGCCCCGGTCAAGGTCGTCTGCCGGGCCAGCCACAAGCCCAAGGACGAGCGGTAG
- a CDS encoding DUF2092 domain-containing protein — translation MRRILWTAVLCAWLAAVPAGRAAAQTAPAEPAKAADITPEAKAPVEAMCAFLAGKKTFTFSVEINEEQVYPSGQTVQLTRFADVAVKRPDKLYSRVTGDERDREMVYDGKTVTMADYDRGVYAVVDAPPTIDATIAMLADTYGIVAPLSDLLYADPCREILANVRTGDCVGVHTAGGVACDHLAFTQKNADWQLWVEKDKTPLPRKVVITDKHVMGWPQYAAAFSDWNMTPKLPADLFTFKPGKELRRIELKPLAEGQAAQGGGHE, via the coding sequence ATGCGACGCATCCTGTGGACGGCGGTCCTGTGCGCCTGGCTGGCCGCCGTGCCGGCCGGCCGGGCAGCCGCCCAGACCGCCCCGGCCGAACCGGCCAAGGCCGCGGACATCACCCCCGAGGCCAAGGCCCCGGTGGAGGCCATGTGCGCCTTTCTGGCCGGCAAGAAAACCTTCACCTTCTCCGTGGAAATAAACGAGGAACAGGTCTACCCCAGCGGCCAGACCGTGCAGCTCACCCGCTTCGCCGACGTGGCCGTCAAACGCCCGGACAAGCTCTATTCCCGGGTCACCGGCGACGAGCGCGACCGGGAGATGGTCTACGACGGCAAGACCGTGACCATGGCCGACTACGACCGGGGCGTCTACGCCGTGGTGGACGCGCCGCCAACCATCGACGCGACCATCGCCATGCTGGCCGACACCTACGGCATCGTCGCGCCGCTGTCCGACCTGCTCTACGCCGACCCATGCCGGGAAATCCTGGCCAATGTGCGCACCGGCGACTGCGTGGGCGTGCACACCGCCGGCGGAGTGGCCTGCGACCATCTGGCCTTCACCCAGAAAAACGCCGACTGGCAGCTGTGGGTGGAAAAGGACAAGACCCCGCTGCCGCGCAAGGTGGTCATCACCGATAAGCACGTCATGGGCTGGCCCCAATACGCCGCCGCCTTCTCCGACTGGAACATGACGCCCAAGCTGCCGGCCGATCTTTTCACCTTCAAGCCCGGCAAGGAGCTGCGGCGCATCGAACTCAAACCTCTGGCCGAGGGCCAGGCGGCCCAGGGAGGCGGCCATGAATAG